A window of Campylobacter ureolyticus contains these coding sequences:
- the ciaB gene encoding invasion protein CiaB, which translates to MNDYKKLLQYSDENQKIINDLYKNQDNDYVKKALEICGFKGSESEKIAVLRRIVDLKTDPLLTELKKKNYSEDKILKIRDEMYDFVSLIHENSHRNLILKAVDNKILNEFNLALISGVHKIGLILNKIQKQWQHIVIDKNSKIFASMSNPFEFIEKNELYQKTPRGEICDRTYGVVFFNENNTSAVLKTYYEAFLDMPKLIDEFENLIQALSLLAISSDEKAYIEYFKKLKIAFACTDNNDVIKVWRDAEMAWMDTKSHLQIGHPLEYYEDFYTHAVTLEWDIRLKEETIYDEKEIKKSVKNSFDSVYKNIGSNNQIMHSMVNSNIDKTQLYISTPMIYYGADLEGLFSAQVVPNDEFVSVNSGKKIFAFVDHVYESIKAKPFMKINDEIFEKEFLDYTRDILFNKKEIWRQVYGVSTIGHEFGHILFIDEDSETLMNKSGVFKFIEEYKATTGGLISFFDNEIEELKLPVFAELIKRSVGLISWMENDPVKAYYCESLIHLTLLFESKALKFDGKKLKVNLEKYSDFKDICIKNYENLAKIYDEKEDANKFLSKFCAPHKSSYLPICKDAKEFVIYYFDLYKQIGNEVSQTKE; encoded by the coding sequence ATGAATGATTATAAAAAATTATTACAATATTCAGATGAAAATCAAAAAATAATAAACGATTTATATAAAAATCAAGATAATGACTATGTAAAAAAAGCACTTGAAATTTGTGGCTTTAAAGGAAGTGAGTCTGAAAAAATAGCCGTTTTAAGACGAATTGTTGATTTAAAAACAGACCCTCTTTTAACTGAACTAAAAAAGAAAAATTACAGTGAAGATAAAATTTTGAAAATACGTGATGAAATGTATGATTTTGTATCTTTAATACATGAAAACTCTCATAGAAATTTAATCTTAAAAGCAGTCGATAATAAAATTTTAAATGAATTTAACTTGGCCTTAATAAGTGGTGTTCATAAAATAGGCCTTATTTTAAACAAAATTCAAAAACAATGGCAACATATAGTAATTGATAAAAACTCTAAAATTTTTGCTTCAATGAGTAATCCATTTGAATTTATAGAAAAAAATGAACTTTATCAAAAAACCCCAAGAGGTGAAATTTGCGATAGAACTTACGGAGTTGTATTTTTTAATGAAAATAACACAAGTGCTGTTTTAAAAACATATTATGAAGCTTTTTTAGATATGCCAAAACTAATTGATGAGTTTGAAAATTTAATCCAAGCGCTATCTCTTCTTGCCATAAGTAGTGATGAAAAAGCATATATAGAATATTTTAAAAAATTAAAAATTGCATTTGCATGCACAGATAATAACGATGTTATAAAAGTTTGGAGAGATGCTGAAATGGCGTGGATGGATACAAAATCACATCTTCAAATTGGTCATCCACTTGAATATTATGAAGACTTTTACACTCATGCAGTTACCCTAGAATGGGATATAAGACTAAAAGAAGAAACTATATATGACGAAAAAGAGATAAAAAAATCGGTTAAAAATAGCTTTGATAGTGTCTATAAAAATATTGGCTCAAATAACCAAATAATGCACTCTATGGTTAATTCAAACATAGATAAAACACAACTTTATATCTCAACCCCAATGATTTATTATGGAGCTGATTTAGAAGGGCTTTTTAGTGCACAAGTTGTGCCAAATGATGAGTTTGTGAGTGTAAACTCGGGTAAAAAAATATTTGCTTTTGTAGATCATGTTTATGAAAGCATAAAAGCAAAACCTTTTATGAAGATAAATGATGAAATTTTTGAAAAAGAGTTTTTAGATTACACACGCGATATTTTATTTAACAAAAAAGAAATTTGGCGTCAAGTTTATGGAGTAAGCACTATAGGGCATGAGTTTGGGCATATTTTATTTATAGATGAAGATAGTGAAACTTTAATGAATAAAAGTGGAGTTTTTAAATTTATAGAAGAGTATAAAGCCACAACTGGTGGACTTATATCATTTTTTGATAATGAGATTGAAGAGTTAAAACTTCCAGTTTTTGCCGAACTTATAAAAAGAAGTGTTGGACTTATCTCATGGATGGAAAATGACCCTGTTAAGGCATATTATTGCGAAAGTTTAATTCATCTAACTCTTCTTTTTGAAAGTAAGGCTTTAAAATTTGATGGTAAAAAACTAAAAGTTAATTTAGAAAAATATAGTGATTTTAAAGATATTTGTATAAAAAACTATGAAAATTTAGCAAAAATCTATGATGAAAAAGAAGATGCAAATAAGTTTTTATCAAAATTTTGCGCACCTCATAAATCAAGCTATTTGCCAATTTGTAAAGATGCAAAAGAGTTTGTTATCTACTACTTTGATCTTTATAAGCAAATTGGCAACGAAGTTTCACAAACTAAAGAGTAA